DNA from Streptomyces rishiriensis:
CGCGCCGGCCGTGGAGTTCGCCCGGGGACTGCCCCCGCAGGTGGGCATCCTGGTGAACCCGGACGGCGTGGTCGGCATCCCGCTGCCGCCGCCCGCCGTGGCCGAGCTGTGCCGGGCGGGCCGCACCTCGCCGGACGGCACCGCGGGCGGCGGACGGGTCCGCCTCTACGAGCCCGACTGGCAGGACGAGCCGATGGACTTCCTGGCCGCGGCCTCGGCGGAGTTCGAGGCCACGGGCGTGGTCCGCACGGCCCGCCGCTGCCTGGCCGTCATCGAGACGGCGGACCCGGTGATGTTCGTGGGCGTGGAACTCTCCCACCTCGAAGGCGACCTGAGGGCCCTGCCCCTTGAGGCCCTGGGCAGGGCGCTGGGCAGGACGCCGGCCCCGTGGCCGGTCAACCTGGTCCTCCTGGACGTGGCCCAGGATCCGGTGGGCGACTGGCTGAGGGAGCGGGTCCGCCCCTTCTACACGGGGTTCCACCAGGTCTGAGGAGCAGCCCGCCTGACGGGGCGCGGGGCTGTCCTCGGCCGCGGCCCCGCCGCGGGGCGCGCCCCGCCGCACCCGACGCGCGTCCGCCGGCGCGCAGTCGGTCCCGAGCTCCCAACGGCTCGGCCGGGCAGAGCGCCTAAGCTGGACTCCAACGCGGGACGTTTTCTCGAAGGGGCGATAAAAAGTGAGCGCTGGCACTGCCGCGACCGGCTCGGTCGAGCACATGCTGCGCCAGGTCACGCCCGGGCGCTACGACGCCTACGAGGCGCTCCTGCGCGCGCTCGCGACCCCCTCGTCCGGCCAGGTCTGGATGCTGCTGTGGCACGGCCAGGCCGGCTCCCCGGACGCCCAGTACGGAAACATGGAGGTCGACGGGCACGGCTACGCGCCGTGTGTCACCTCCGCCCAGGAACTCAGCGCGAGTGGCTGGAACAGGTCGTACGAGGTGGTCGACGGGCTGGACGTGGCCCGCACCCTCTACCCCGACCACTACGGCCTCTGGCTGAACCCGCACGCCCCCGGCGGCGGGGTCGGCATTCCGTGGCTGGACCTGCGCCGTATCGCCACCGGCCTGGAGCGCCAGCCGGCCGGGCCGTTGCGGCTGTCCGAACCGGGCATCGAGATTCCGCAGTTCTACGCCCTGCTCGCGCAGAACGCCCACCGTACCCCGGCGGTCCGCGCGTTGCGCCGCGCCTGGGTGCAGCCGGCGCTGGGAGCGCCCTACCTGGCCATCGGGCTCGACGTGTACGACGCCTCGCCGCCGGCCGTGGACGCCGTACGGGCGATGATGCAGCAGTCCATCGGGGCCGTGCCGGACGGGCTGCCGGTGTCGACGGTCGCCATGACCGACGAGTACGACCCCGTCGTGATGTGGATGCGTGCCACCGCCCGGCCCTTCTACGACCGCGAGGCCCACGCCCCGGCCCCGGCCCAGGCGCCCGCGGGCGGCTACGGGTATCCGCCCACCGGACGCTACTGATCCCCGTCACGGGTCCGCCATAAAGTGGAGGCCGGACTTCTTCGCGCGTAGATGAAGGCGATTGGTCCGTTTTTCGACCGATCTGCCCCAATAGGTCACCGTCCGGGGGGCGTTACCCGCCGTCCGGATAACGGAACCCCTCTACCCGGATCACGTTTACGCATCCATTCACTGCCAAGTCTGGCTACAGATCGCCAAACCGTTGAAGACTCCGGCGTCAGGGGACTTATCCCCTGCGTATTACGGACTGATCACGCCGCTACAGCGGCAAGTGCGGGCCGGCTACCGCCGGTTGAGAGGGGTCCCTGCCAGATGACGGCACCATTGCACGAGCCGACCGCGGAAGCGGCCCCGAGCGCGGCCGAGGAAGCGTCGGTCGCCACCAGCGGCGCCAAGGCCGTTCAGGGCCGTTCCCTGGGCCGGATCGCCTGGGAGCGCCTCAAGCGGGACAAGCTCGCCCTCACGGGCGGCGTCGTCGTGCTCGTCCTGGTCGTGGTCGCGCTGCTCGCGCCGGTCATCACCGGGCTGCTCGGGCAGGACCCGAACGAGTACCACGAGAACCTCATCGACCCGCTCTTCGGTACGCCCACGGGCTCCTTGGGCGGCGTCAGCGGCGACCACCTGCTCGGCGTCGAGCCGGTCAACGGCCGCGACATCTTCGCCCGCATCCTCTACGGGGCCCGGATCTCGCTGCTGGTCGGCTTCCTGTCGGCCGTGGTCGCGGTCATCCTCGGAACGGTGCTGGGCATCCTCGCCGGCTTCTTCGGCGGCTGGGTCGACTCGCTCATCAGCCGGGTGATGGACGGCCTGCTCGCCTTCCCGCAGCTGCTGTTCATCATCGCGCTGGTCTCCGTCATGCCGAACGACCTGCTCGGCCTCTCCGGTTCGAGCGTGCGTGTCTTCGTGATGATCCTGGTCATCGGCTTCTTCGGCTGGCCCTACATCGGACGTGTGGTGCGCGGTCAGACGCTCTCGCTGCGTGAGCGCGAGTACGTCGAGGCCGCCCGATCGCTGGGCGCGGGGCGGCTGTACATCCTGTTCAAGGAACTGCTGCCCAACCTGGTCGCCCCGATCGTCGTGTACACGACGATGATGATCCCGACCAACATCCTCACCGAGGCGGCGCTCAGCTTCCTGGGCGTCGGGGTCAAGCCGCCCACCGCCTCGTGGGGGCAGATGCTCTCGAGCGCGATCGACTACTACGAGTCGGACCCGATGTACATGGTGGTCCCGGGTGTGGCGATCTTCATCACCGTGCTCGCCTTCAATCTCTTCGGCGACGGCGTACGGGACGCGCTGGACCCGAAGGCCTCCCGCTGATCCGCCCCGTCGGGGATCCGCGACCACAGCGAGCCGCGAAACCGCCGAACACACGGCGCCCCAACCGTCCCGTGGTCTTCACACGGGGTATCTCTCATCTATCCGGAGGATCCGAGATCGTGACTACCCAACGCACCTCAGGGCGGCGGAAGCAGGCATTTGCCGCTGCTGCCGCGGTCGCCGCGCTGCTGACCACTGCGGCGTGCGGCGGCGGTGGAGACGACGGCGACAAGGGCTCGAGCTCCGGCGCCGCCGGCTTCGACGCCGCGAACAACAAGATCGCCCAGGCTTCCGCCGCCAAGAAGGGCGGCACGCTGAAGTTCGGTGCCGCGCAGGACGCCGACTCGTGGGACACCACGCGTGGCTACTACGGCATGATGTGGAACTTCGCCCGCTACTACAGCCGCCAGCTCGTCACGAACAAGGCCGAGCCGGGCGCCGCGGGCGCCGAGGTCACTCCGGACCTCGCCACCGAGACCGCGAAGGTCACGGACGACGGCAAGACCTACACGTACACCCTGCGTGACGGCGTCACGTGGGAGGACGGCAAGCCGATCACGTCGAAGGACGTGAAGTACGGCATCGAGCGCGTGTGGGCGCAGGACGTGCTGTCCGGCGGTCCGACGTACCTGAAGGACGTCCTCGACCCCAAGGGCGAGTACAAGGGCCCCTACAAGGACACGTCCGCGGACAAGCTGGGTCTGAAGGCGATCGACACGCCCGACGACAAGACCATCGTCTTCCACCTCCCGCAGGCCAACTCGGACTTCGAGGAGATGCTGGCCCTGGTCTCGGCCTCGCCGGTCCGCCAGGACATGGACACCAAGTCCAAGTACGGCCTGAAGCCGTTCTCCTCGGGCCCGTACAAGTTCGCGTCCTACTCCCCGGGCAAGGACCTCAAGCTGGTCCGCAACACCTCCTGGAAGCAGGCCTCGGACCCGATCCGCAAGGCCTACCCGGACCAGATCACCATCCAGTTCTTCTCGGACGCCAACCAGCTCGACCAGCGTCTGCTGAGCGGTGACCTGGACCTGGACCTGAACCAGACCGGAATGTCGCCGCAGGGCCGCACCACCGCCCTGAAGCAGCACAAGGGCAACCTGGACAACCCGGTCTCCGGCTACGTCCGTTACGCGGTCTTCCCGCAGAGCGTCGCGCCGTTCAACAACATCGAGTGCCGCAAGGCCGTCATCCTCGGCGCCGACCACGTGTCGCTGCAGACCGCCCGCGGCGGCCCGATCGCCGGTGGTGACATCGGCACCAACATGCTGCCGCCGTCCGTCCCGGGTGCCGAGGGCCAGAAGTACGACCCGTACGAGATCTCCGGCGCCAACAAGAGCGGCAACGAGGCCAAGGCCAAGGAGGCCCTGAAGGCCTGCGGTCAGCCGAACGGCTTCAAGACCACCATCGCGGTCCGTAACAACAAGCCGGTCGAGGTGGCCACCGCCCAGTCCCTCCAGGCGTCGCTGAAGAAGATCGGCATCACCGCCGAGATCGACCAGTACGACGGCT
Protein-coding regions in this window:
- a CDS encoding ABC transporter permease; this translates as MTAPLHEPTAEAAPSAAEEASVATSGAKAVQGRSLGRIAWERLKRDKLALTGGVVVLVLVVVALLAPVITGLLGQDPNEYHENLIDPLFGTPTGSLGGVSGDHLLGVEPVNGRDIFARILYGARISLLVGFLSAVVAVILGTVLGILAGFFGGWVDSLISRVMDGLLAFPQLLFIIALVSVMPNDLLGLSGSSVRVFVMILVIGFFGWPYIGRVVRGQTLSLREREYVEAARSLGAGRLYILFKELLPNLVAPIVVYTTMMIPTNILTEAALSFLGVGVKPPTASWGQMLSSAIDYYESDPMYMVVPGVAIFITVLAFNLFGDGVRDALDPKASR
- a CDS encoding enhanced serine sensitivity protein SseB; this translates as MDFPPANFPTDYSADFPAQAHPHPHGGWPGNELEEVLSVSLGVPGAGGRIVEVLGRSFVWVPLPGGGGPHSGPLDLPTMELEGQVYVPVFSSEEQFRQVVGSHMSFTIAPAVEFARGLPPQVGILVNPDGVVGIPLPPPAVAELCRAGRTSPDGTAGGGRVRLYEPDWQDEPMDFLAAASAEFEATGVVRTARRCLAVIETADPVMFVGVELSHLEGDLRALPLEALGRALGRTPAPWPVNLVLLDVAQDPVGDWLRERVRPFYTGFHQV
- a CDS encoding ABC transporter substrate-binding protein; translation: MTTQRTSGRRKQAFAAAAAVAALLTTAACGGGGDDGDKGSSSGAAGFDAANNKIAQASAAKKGGTLKFGAAQDADSWDTTRGYYGMMWNFARYYSRQLVTNKAEPGAAGAEVTPDLATETAKVTDDGKTYTYTLRDGVTWEDGKPITSKDVKYGIERVWAQDVLSGGPTYLKDVLDPKGEYKGPYKDTSADKLGLKAIDTPDDKTIVFHLPQANSDFEEMLALVSASPVRQDMDTKSKYGLKPFSSGPYKFASYSPGKDLKLVRNTSWKQASDPIRKAYPDQITIQFFSDANQLDQRLLSGDLDLDLNQTGMSPQGRTTALKQHKGNLDNPVSGYVRYAVFPQSVAPFNNIECRKAVILGADHVSLQTARGGPIAGGDIGTNMLPPSVPGAEGQKYDPYEISGANKSGNEAKAKEALKACGQPNGFKTTIAVRNNKPVEVATAQSLQASLKKIGITAEIDQYDGSQTAGIIGSPSNVKKKGYGIIIMGWGPDFPSVQGFGLPLWSSKYIAESGNNNYALINDKTIDGLFSSYVTTLDDAGKTKIATEINHKVMEGAYYLPFVFERFINWRSDNLANVYTTDGYSGQYDFVNLGLKNPKK
- a CDS encoding enhanced serine sensitivity protein SseB C-terminal domain-containing protein, coding for MLRQVTPGRYDAYEALLRALATPSSGQVWMLLWHGQAGSPDAQYGNMEVDGHGYAPCVTSAQELSASGWNRSYEVVDGLDVARTLYPDHYGLWLNPHAPGGGVGIPWLDLRRIATGLERQPAGPLRLSEPGIEIPQFYALLAQNAHRTPAVRALRRAWVQPALGAPYLAIGLDVYDASPPAVDAVRAMMQQSIGAVPDGLPVSTVAMTDEYDPVVMWMRATARPFYDREAHAPAPAQAPAGGYGYPPTGRY